A window of Castanea sativa cultivar Marrone di Chiusa Pesio chromosome 1, ASM4071231v1 contains these coding sequences:
- the LOC142630920 gene encoding uncharacterized protein LOC142630920, translating to MVEDMVSSSLANKPLAEIYSIQVEPSWMDPLVTFLKRGMLLEDKGEAEKVWRKAPRYWLSKEQKLYKRSYTGTYLLCLHPEAMEPLLEELHEGICESYIEGSLAHRTLTQGYWWPSMQKASQDYVRKCY from the coding sequence ATGGTTGAAGATATGGTCAGTTCTAGTCTTGCAAACAAGCCCTTGGCTGAGATATATAGCATCCAGGTTGAGCCGAGCTGGATGGACCCCTTAGTGACTTTTTTGAAGCGAGGTATGTTACTCGAGGACAAGGGTGAGGCAGAGAAGGTATGGAGGAAAGCTCCCCGGTATTGGTTATCCAAAGAACAGAAGTTGTACAAACGTTCTTATACGGGAACATACTTATTGTGTTTGCATCCTGAAGCAATGGAGCCTTtgttggaagaattgcatgaggggatATGTGAGAGTTATATAGAAGGGTCTTTGGCTCATAGGACCCTCAcccaaggatattggtggccaagCATGCAGAAAGCTTCTCAGGATTATGTGAGGAAGTGTTACTAG
- the LOC142630928 gene encoding uncharacterized protein LOC142630928, which translates to MVFSLIAKLSKDIVESWEVRNKYSTPAYPQGNGQAEATNNVILSGLKKRLDDAKGNLDVVDKRREAAAIKIAHYQQRLKQGYDKGVRLRPLAPGDLILRKVVGTTKNPSWGKLGPNWEGLYRITSVAGIGAYYLEDLDENVVPRPWNVNNLYRYYY; encoded by the exons ATGGtcttcagtttgatagcaaagctttCCAAAGATATTGTGGAAAGTTGGGAAGTCAGAAACAAGTATTCTACTCCTGCTTATCCTCAAGGGAATGGTCAGGCTGAGGCTACTAATAATGTCATACTGTCTGGATTGAAGAAAAGAttggatgatgcaaagggaAA CTTGGACGTGGTTGACAAAAGAAGAGAGGCGGCTGCAATAAAGATAGCGCATTATCAGCAAAGGCTTAAGCAAGGATATGATAAAGGAGTGAGGTTGAGGCCACTAGCTCCAGGAGATTTAATTTTGAGAAAGGTGGTGGGGACCACAAAGAACCCATCCTGGGGGAAGTTGGGCCCCAATTGGGAAGGCCTATACCGAATAACATCAGTAGCAGGGATTGGGGCTTATTATTTGGAAGATTTGGATGAGAATGTGGTTCcacgtccttggaatgtaaataacttataTCGTTACTATTATTAA